The Ciona intestinalis chromosome 9, KH, whole genome shotgun sequence genome contains the following window.
gaatCGCCTAgaagttttatataatatatatttcttttttattgatttttttaaaggtctaaacaaaatatcatattttttatatatatgtttaaaagtaaaacataacatattttgaTTTAACAGCGTAAAAACTGAATAAGAGGTTataaaagttaagaattttttgttgttttgctttgaaaacaaaaaaaaagagcTGGGAATAACTAAATAGGAGTAGTGGAAATAATGAGGGGAGTTGGTTCTGCAATAACACTGGTTATTGTGATCTCATTGCAGGTAATTGTGATGTGGGCAATGTTAACAATGCAGAACGTTCATTAGTGAAactcaaaacataaaaaaagaaacaaaaacataaacgttttgatttgtattatgttttaaagttgtatttttggTTTTTCAGCGTTATCACTTATAAATAGAGCTACAGTACCTTTTTATGCTAAAGCTGGAGAATGTGTTTATCTTTTTCTATATGATCACAGTTTGTTGTGCTTTTAAGACCCCCATAACTTTACTGATGCTGGGAAatctaaatttgttaatttccTGCCCTGAAGGCACAATTTGTTAAATCTGTAATAAAACTACATGATTGATTGTACTGTggttgttacgtaacaatgctttATTGTTTTAGATCATACTACCAAGTGAAGGgaagttttttaacaaactgaTTAATCAAGCCAAACGTAagtataattaaaacaaattaaattctGACATTTGTAACATTTATCCTGAATATATTCACAAGcacacaattaaaaaacacatcaaAAGCTTATGTccatcaatttaaaaatgttttttttttaactgtctATTTCTATTGTTGATAAATCCCTGAATAAGTTTCCTGTATTGCTTGTTCAATAGTCACCAACTACTTCCTCTGTGCCAAAGAAGTACTCGCtgtattaaacaatcaacTAGCTTTTCATAGGGCAATCAGTCATTTTTaggcttttattttaaagtttgaagGAAATTTATTCATCGGTTTATCTGAATACAGAAAAGATTGCTTAAGAAAAGtgttttttgctaattttacATTCAAACATCTCTTAGTGGCcactaaaatgttaaaataattttctagGTAACAGAGTCAAGAGGTCATGGAGTTACCCGGTCATTTCAATTCCTGAAACTACAGATCGCGATCCACCATTTGTTAGAAAGAATATACTAGATGTAAGTTGCTTAATGTTTGTCATAGCTTTAAGATATAGTATTGTAGGACACTTTTGGCGCactatatccaaatatcttgattgtgttttaaacaattaccacgATTTATAGGAGTTATGAaggtatggttttataattcttttaacgTTCTTgcctactaccaaatgggacgagaaaatagaatgaaaagtttcccagcttcccccaccctattgtagcctatttattatttaatggtTTGATACTAGGGCACAGCCTATGGAAGATTGGCATAAGTTATGTGGCTAAACTACAAAGAGCTCCTAAAATATAACCAACATTCTATTCCATTCATTGGTATCAGTCAGAGTGTTATGTTACAtcctaaaaatattgaatagcAGTGAACTGGAACTGTTAGTCATTCATGTATGAGTATGGCACTGACATAGGGTGCTTTGTTTTAGCAGAGTTACTCCAATACACAATATATAAcagtattattaatatattgtttttaattcagaTCACAAATGACAATCCAAATGTGAAAACTTACGAACTGCAAAACGAGGATCCAACTAAATTCGCAATAGAGTTTAGTGCAGTGGATCCAAGTGCTGGAGCTTCTATATGGCAGTTGGTAGGGTTAGATCGTGACGTGCCAGGCGGGGATAAATATATCTTCTATGCTGTTGTTCGAGACGCAGCTGGAAATGAGGTTTGTGTTTCACAGTTTGACTTTAATTTCCACTGTGTGTGTGGAGGCTTTAACAAGAATTTCTAAGTCTTTATGTATGTAACATGAAACATTTCTGtactaaaataactttttatactGAAGAAGCGAATTTACACATTATGCTATATCCGGTAACTATTCTTAAATTATtcttaaaaaacttattataCACCAACACCATTAATATAGCATTATTagcattttgtatttattttaatatcgtCGTAATCTTTACTTTGTAGTTGGATCGAGTAACGTTAGAAGTTGTGGTTACTGACAGGAATGATAACAAACCAATCTTTGATATATCTACTTTACAAGGAAGTGTACAAGAAGGTGTTTCACCTGGTGAGTTATAAAACCCTGCTGTCTGTTCTAAGTGCAAGACTCTTTTTATATGTGTAGCGTACCAAAGGTGCTAATGAACATCACTGTATTACCCATGTTGGCAAATATTTAgtaatatgatgtcataatgaattgTGTTTTGTCACAGGTACCCCTGTGATGACGGTGGTGGCAAACGATGCCGATGACCCGAAATCTCTTGATCAGAATGGAAAGGTCAATTATGTTCTTGGACCTGAAGAAGAAGTACCACCAGCACCTGGAGGTCGTCGCCGTTTTGCAATTTCCCCCACTGGAGTTATCACAGTGGTTGGAGATCTTGACATTGAAACTGCCCCAACAGTTAATGTGGTGATCATTGCAAAAGATGGATTCATAGGCGCATGTAAGTACATGTGTTTCTACTTTAATATCAGAGTACAGCGATGGACATTTAATGCACAACAGGTTTTTGCGCAAGATCAACCTTCCTTTTGTAAATACCTGTTTTTGCCACAGAAtatgaataattaaatatacttAGCACAAAGCAATGTTTCGTAAACCCCACCTTTTCAATACACAGCGAGTGGTTGGTCTGCTTCAGCTACTGCTACCATCCAAATACAAGATGCAAACGATAATAAGCCTGTGTTTCAAAACACCCCTTATAATGCAAAGCAAGGAGAATTATTACCTCTGAGATCAACTGTGTTTACTGTGTCTGCCACGGATGCGGATATTGACTTGGAAAACAAAGGGGTAAGTTGGATGCTTCAGctattctttttatatttcctactttgtgttttttaacttattaataataacagttttcaatttaaagtttaagtaATTTGAGGATCCAactagtattttttatattaagctAATATACAAGTTTGGATGTTGGTGTAACGGCCGACTGTGTTGCCTAAACTCCAGGCCCCTGTCACCTCTGTATGCTAGTCGACTTATTTCTTTGCCTGTAAAGGTTAGCTTTAGAATATTAAGTGGGTGTAACACTGCATTTATTGTACCATaatgttttgtgttatttaacaATGAGAAGCAAATTGTCACAATGTATACTATGTAACAATGGTCTTTGTTACCGGTTCAGTATTTCGCAATCGTTATAACTATTAAGTTTAACATACACGTTTACATTTCAGGTCACGTTCGAAATTGTAGCAGGCAATGACGACAACACCTTTATTGTCCAAAGTTATCCTCGTGGGGCCGGGGCAAGTACTGGGGACATTATCCTTAACAAAAATTTGGATTATGAGAATGGACCAAAACAATACACTCTTCTTGTTAAAGCATTTAATGCACAAGCTTCGAACAGTGGTGTACAACAGTTTCAGGTGAGcgatttattatttattttaaatctaaaaaagcgatttaatatttattatgtagTAGTACATACTTTAAGGTAAGTTTGTATGCTTATGGGGTAATAAGTGGAATCTGACATAAATCTTAGATCCCTTGACATGCTTAATCatataacctcacccataaagaatagaaCTCTTGTCTTATTCTATGCTCAAACTCTATGTGGTGTTACTGTTAAACTATTcctatataaaatatcttCTGATTGATTCAAGTTTAAGTCTATTTCGAAATCATTCCAGTGTGGTGatatgtgtttattttgaatGTAAACTTAGGTAAaatgcatatatattatattaaattcaGATGTAGCTGTTCATGCATTAAGTGTTATCACGTTCCCTTACATTGCAGGCCACAGAAACGGTTATTGTCAATGTATTAGATGAAAACGAACCCCCGGTGTTTATAAACCAGCCTTATGCTGGTAACATTGTTGAGAATGATGTTCCGAAACCCAACATTGCGTTTGTTCGAGCCCAGGATTATGATTTTGGTGGAAACCAAACAGTAACgtgagttttaaacaaataacaaataacaGTTAATAGCATTGCCTTGAACTTTTTTCTCACTGCAAACTAATAAACTTTGCAAAATATGGCTGTACATATCaaccaaaaataaatcaacttCATATTCCAGCCAATGGTCTATTATCATTTGTGTAGTGACAGTTGTAATATAACAGTTACTTTACTTGTAGATTTTAGAGCTTTGATTTGTAGTGTTCCAAATGGTATTGGaactgttaactgtttaaagctacttgttttacatttacGTTTCAGTTTTTTGCATCAtaaaaaatcgaataaaaagacatgatttttatacaaattgtGACCAATATTTCAAACTAAAGAATTGTAAGCTAAGTCCTCTGTATTTGAATCTCTTATATTACCCACAATTGTCAGTTTACAATTCGCACTGTACCCTAAACCTAATGCATTCACCCAGGTATGGCATGGTCAGCACTGAGGGTTGGTTCACCATTGCAGCAGATGGTGCTATTAGTTCTGTGGGCCCAGTTGACCGGGAACATccatctgtcaatcaaactaaCAGCGTATACACCCTGGTTGTAAGCGCAATTGATAattgtaagttttataatgcaaaTATTATGTGGCTAAGGTCTgttatttttagtgttttccTAGCATCAGTTAtactaattaataattatgtataattatatacatgtgtgttttatttcatatcgGGAGCCTAAAAGTTACTTGTTAAAGTTAAGTTAATTATGTCTCGGTATTCCAATATACCACCATGTATTGTGCGTTTTCGACCTAAGTTACTCTgcattttatacaaacaacaGATCGAGTCAAAGCAACAGCAACCGCCAATGTAGCAATTACAATTGGAGATAAAAACGACAACGCACCTGAACCAGATGGTCCATGGACAGTCACAATATGTGAGAAACCTCCCACCCCATTTGTTACCAATATCAAGATAAAGGATTTAGATGAGCCCCAAAATGGAGCCCCGTTCTCTGTTTCGCTAAACGACAACTCCGGACTCTGGGTCGTTGGAATCTCGGCGCTAAGTGAatcttaaagttaaaaaagtttgttgatCCGTAACAATTTGGCTTAATATTGGTATTTAGGAATTGTGGTGAAGatggtttagttttaataatagaagtttttttttcccttagaatttaaaattgcTTAATTGTATATTTGAACTTAAGAATGCTACATTTTTACTATTAGTTTCaggtttttaaaatctgtatAATTTATTGTGAGCAAATTTGAATTAGATATATATTACTGactaccctactatagtatacACTACTATACAGTTACTCTTATCTTAGTGTGTTAGGTGTTTATCTAAGATTTTTGAATAGCTGGCATTGGTTGAAAAGGGTTTACTGATCCCTGCAGTCTAGACAATTTAGGAGTTGGCTTGCCAACCTTGCCCCCATAATTAGCACTTAGCAGCTTATGCTTGTgtatatacattgtttaacTCCAAACATCTCCTAGTATCTGGCGATCCTATGTCACGTTCCATTAACACACTCACTAAGAGCTTTGACGTTGCCCAACAATCTAAGTACGAGGTCCCAATCATCATGTCCGATGGTGCAACACCACCAGAACCAAAGCTAACAAGCACCAATACATTAGTTATCAACATATGCCGGTGAGTGTATATTGATCTCTATTAATGCACCAGggtaaatacaaataatttcAAATGCCCCAATTTCCTAAATGCCTAGAATTCCCCAATGGCCACAAAGTAAATATCTTGGCTAATACTTCTGCATTTCCAAAGGGAAATAAATGCAATTAAAATATAGCAGTGACTAAATTAACTGCGATAATCGGTTCTTCTACTTTAAGCAAAATGTTCATTTTCAGTGCCatgtttgtaatattaaataggTGGGCTATTgtattgttaaataattaataacattTAAGCATAAAGTGTGAAAGTTGCTCAGTTCAAGCATTTTTTATGCTCATGATTTTTGTCAAAACTCATACAATTCATGACTTTGGGCCTCGTTTCATGACATTCATTCTTATGCCTATATTTTTGCGTGTTTTACCCAAAGATGTGAGGAAAGAGATGATGGTGAAGCCGTCTGTCTCGATACTTATGTTGCTCCTGGTGGGATAAATATTGTGCTTATCGTGGCCATCATAGCAGTGTTAATACTTCTACTTAGTAAGTCAGGCATTACCAGGAGAGCGTTAGTTAACTAACTTGTATGCTGTGTCAGTAACAGTCAATGCTTGCAAGTTGCAAAGCTACCAAGCAGACAAGGTGTATGCATGGTTTGTTTTGGTGAGTTTTAACTTCGGTGTTAAAATCACGGCGGTTGAAAAATGATACAATCTCTATAATGAGCCAGTTCTCACTATTAAAGTACAATAACAATGCTCTTGAATTCTGTTTAAATACCTTGTCCTTAAGTACTTGAGAAAAGTCACTAAAGAGTTAAGAAAAACCGAATGGGTTTTAACTGCTGAATGTATAGAAAGAATTGGCAATGTAAATGGCCACATACTGTGGCACAAACACAAGGGTACAATTTCCCATATCAGgcaatgtttttaattcataAGGTTTCTGtctaatgttatgtttttttttattttattcggGGTTTCTTTAGTGCACCTTTTAGCTCCAATATTAATTTTAGTTGgttaatttcatattttcatcTAAGAACAAGATACAACTTTATTAGCACTTACTCCCCCCAAACTCAATGTCATTGCTGTACCATGTTCAGAAATCTTAAGTcatgtgtaaaatataataagcaGCTTAATAACAACGTGGATATATTGCAGCTGTAATCTAAGCAGGCTTAACTGTAGGATAAACCAAAAGTTAGGAACCCTGCTGTGAAAGTTTCTCATTTGGAAAATTGTAACGAACAGCTGGAAAAATCATTTCCTTATTCTATGTTTCTGCTCATTTGGCCAATATACGTACTTTATTGTTCTTAGTAGGTcacttatttaaattaaaacaggtttaacTTGTATATGGCCTTAATGTTAGGACTTTCAATTATTTAATGGCTTTTCTGAGTTTGTgagattaaaaaattataagttCTGGTAATAAGAACCTTACCTATATAGAGCAgacatatattttgtaaaaattattgtcTTTCAAAAAATCTTGTAATACATACATTAAAGGTTCTGGTTTATTTAGGTGTTAGGTTTCAATAGTTAGTCCTTAGAACAAAATTTCAgggtttcattttttactatCTAAGTAAAAACCGAGCAAaagtatttttcattttataagcACAAACCAGTCAAACCATTTTTACAACctttgtgttgtttgttttaaacaccatACCTTGCCACAGTTGTGACGGTGAATACAACGTGTTGGATTCATGTGCGGCACCTGCGCCTGTGGTGGTCGCTACACTGCCTATTATACTTGCCGTCATTGCTGTCATTGTTATTTTACTCAGTGAGTCGAATGCAACGAGCATGATCGCCACTATGAGGCGATATAGATTGCACTAACCTCACTTGCCCCCTCTTGTGTTCAAAACAttggcgccaaacctggggtggcagggtggtcAGGCCAACCCTAGGTTTTCTGCACTGTAtattaatcagtaaatatCACAACCCTTAAGGTTTCACAGTGtagtgtgtctaactatccctgcctcccctgcatttcaAAATTTTGGCACCTATGTGTTTAAAGTGGTGTGAAGTACTTTCTTTTCTGCAAAATGAAAACGCAAACatctttttctttaataacAACACGGCAAACAggatgaaataaatttatatggGAAATATAAATAGGAAATAGAAGCTTTGGGCTTTCTATGCGGTATACTGTAACCATAATACCAGTACATTGCTTTTGCCCAACCAataatacatggtaacttcaTGCTTACTACATAACTGCCATTGAAGCTTTAACTTGTTTGAGTTTTAACGTGTGCTGTGTTTTGTAGTTGCAATGACAACGGTGAATTTAACTGCGAGAAAATGGTCCCCGTCGCCGGGGCAGGGTTCCCTGTTGCCGTTCTTATAGCTATTATTGCTGCTATACTTATCCTACTAAGTAAGTGCATGTGTCTTGACAGGGAACTTAACCTTTGGTGGCTCGTGCATCTAACACTTTATATTAACTTTCCCAACAGTTTATATTCCCTGTCCATTTATTTCTGAAATCAaattgaactttatttttgatttttcacCCACTAAAGCATGTTATAACGGCACTTAAATAGTTTTAGAGCATGGTTATGTCACCTTCGGTTAAATTCCctgattattttgtgttacTTTAATACTTTTGAGTAGTTTGAGTAGCATCTGCTGTGTTAACAAAGtacaatagttttatttataaataaatccaCTTATTTAAGTTCAATggatacaataaaaataattttaaattgtaaaaaataaaaaaaaaaaatctgtaatgtcccaatttacaaaaacttggtaaaatttccaaaatttggaattaaagtttttcttCTCTTCAGTCATCGTACTTGCGGTGGTTGCATACCGACGACGACAACAAGCTGGTTTGGAGAAGGAAGTTTTATTGGACGACGATGACGTTCGTGAAAACTTACAAGCTTATCATGATGAGGGTGGCGGCGAAGAGGACAATGTAAGTTGGGGGTTTAATACTTGGAgggggggggaagatggttgttataacacaggtgttctgcttcGTACCTGCTTACGGGTAACTGCGGATGCAACTTAGTGGGTAattaatattgtaatattttttgtaatgtaagGTGGACAATTTTTGATTTCAGACAACCCAAAGGACTGTTGGGTTACAGCAATAAACTCTATAGCCAAGCGCTTACCACTTTGTCACGGCGACATCTCATTATAATGTGCTTATTATCGCGTCACATGCTTATTGTAATCATGGCTCTCATAGCTGTAGGCGAGCAAGCTGAGGttgaaatgtaaataaatactcTGCATGTCTCACAAAGATTATCTTCTATCTACTTCAACCACATTCACAcaactttataatattaattctGGTTATGCTATTATTTCAATgacaccagtgtttccagtatTTTTATAAGAACTCTAATCATACCGTTTAAAACAGAGATATACACTGATTCGTTACAAAAATACCCAAAACTGGTATTGATTCacattgttcattgtttttaatcgATGCACtacttacatttaaaaataaaaattcgaTTAATTTGAGAATTAAGTATGTCTTTTTCAATCTTGCATAGCTGTACCATATATAACAATGGCCATTATAACAGGATGGTTACGACATCAGTGCACTACAAGCACAACCTCCAAACACTGGAAAA
Protein-coding sequences here:
- the ci-cadherin gene encoding cadherin isoform X1; the protein is MRGVGSAITLVIVISLQIILPSEGKFFNKLINQAKRNRVKRSWSYPVISIPETTDRDPPFVRKNILDITNDNPNVKTYELQNEDPTKFAIEFSAVDPSAGASIWQLVGLDRDVPGGDKYIFYAVVRDAAGNELDRVTLEVVVTDRNDNKPIFDISTLQGSVQEGVSPGTPVMTVVANDADDPKSLDQNGKVNYVLGPEEEVPPAPGGRRRFAISPTGVITVVGDLDIETAPTVNVVIIAKDGFIGASSGWSASATATIQIQDANDNKPVFQNTPYNAKQGELLPLRSTVFTVSATDADIDLENKGVTFEIVAGNDDNTFIVQSYPRGAGASTGDIILNKNLDYENGPKQYTLLVKAFNAQASNSGVQQFQATETVIVNVLDENEPPVFINQPYAGNIVENDVPKPNIAFVRAQDYDFGGNQTVTYGMVSTEGWFTIAADGAISSVGPVDREHPSVNQTNSVYTLVVSAIDNYRVKATATANVAITIGDKNDNAPEPDGPWTVTICEKPPTPFVTNIKIKDLDEPQNGAPFSVSLNDNSGLWVVGISALISGDPMSRSINTLTKSFDVAQQSKYEVPIIMSDGATPPEPKLTSTNTLVINICRCNDNGEFNCEKMVPVAGAGFPVAVLIAIIAAILILLIIVLAVVAYRRRQQAGLEKEVLLDDDDVRENLQAYHDEGGGEEDNDGYDISALQAQPPNTGKPKVVDVQPLGGAQPEIRRPIQPDTDIGNYIGDAKQQADNDPTAPPFDSLLVFDYEGQGSDAGSLSSLNSGTTDASQDYDYLNNWGPRFKKLADMYGGGESD
- the ci-cadherin gene encoding cadherin precursor (The RefSeq protein has 7 substitutions, 1 frameshift compared to this genomic sequence); this encodes MRGVGSAITLVIVISLQIILPSEGKFFNKLINQAKRNRVKRSWSYPVISIPETTDRDPPFVRKNILDITNDNPNVKTYELQNEDPTKFAIEFSAVDPSAGASIWQLVGLDRDVPGGDKYIFYAVVRDAAGNELDRVTLEVVVTDRNDNKPIFDISTLQGSVQEGVSPGTPVMTVVANDADDPKSLDQNGKVNYVLGPEEEVPPAPGGRRRFAISPTGVITVVGDLDIETAPTVNVVIIAKDGFIGASSGWSASATATIQIRDANDNKPVFQNTPYNAKQGELLPLRSTVFTVFATDADIDLENKGVSFEIVAGNDDNTFIVQSYPRGSGPSTGDIILNKKLDYENGPKQYTLLVKAFNAQASNSGVQQFQATETVIVNVLDENEPPVFINQPYAGNIVENDVPKPNIAFVRAQDYDFGGNQTVTYGMVSTEGWFTIAADGAISSVGPVDREHPSVNQTNSVYTLVVSAIDNYRVKATATANVAITIGDKNDNAPEPDGPWTVTICEKPPTPFVTNIKIKDLDEPQNGPPFSVSLNDNSGLWVLESVSGDPMSRSINTLTKSFDVAQQSKYEVPIIMSDGATPPEPKLTSTNTLVINICRCNDNGEFNCEKMVPVAGAGFPVAVLIAIIAAILILLIIVLAVVAYRRRQQAGLEKEVLLDDDDVRENLQAYHDEGGGEEDNDGYDISALQAQPPNTGKPKVVDVQPLGGAQPEIRRPIQPDTDIGNYIGDAKQQADNDPTAPPFDSLLVFDYEGQGSDAGSLSSLNSGTTDASQDYDYLNNWGPRFKKLADMYGGGESD